The sequence below is a genomic window from Cellulosilyticum sp. I15G10I2.
TATTACACACTTTCCTGCATCAAAACGTCCATTTTATGCAATGAATGATAAGGAAGATGATAGATTTGCTCTAAGCTTTGACTTATTATTTAGGGGGCTTGAGATTACAACAGGCGGGCAGCGTATTCACGATTATACTGAACAAGTTGCCAAAATGAAGGAAATGGGTATGCACCCAGAAGAATTTACGCATTACTTAAATATTCATAAGTATGGGATGCCACCCCATGGCGGGCTTGGCATAGGCCTTGAAAGACTCGTCATGAAGCTTCTCAATCTTCAAAATATTAGGCAGGCAAGTATGTTCCCAAGAGATGTTCATAGATTAGAACCATAGTAGACAACAAAAAAAAAATAAAAATAAAAGAGTAAAATAAGGAGGATTTAGCAATGACAGAAGTAAAAGAAATTTTTGGATGTAACGTATTTAATGAAACAGTAATGCAAGCAAGATTACCTAAAAGTATTTTCAAGTCTCTTAAAAAGACAATGGCAGAAGGAAATGGCCTTGCACCAGAGGTAGCAGAAGTAGTTGCAAGCGCTATGAAAGATTGGGCTATTGAAAAAGGCGCAACACATTATACCCATTGGTTCCAACCAATGACAGGTATTACAGCAGAAAAACATGATGCGTTTATCGCACCAGCAGCAGATGGAAAAGTTGTTATGGAATTCTCAGGTAAAGAACTTATTAAAGGAGAGCCAGATGCATCATCATTCCCATCAGGTGGTCTTCGTGCAACTTTTGAAGCAAGAGGCTATACAACTTGGGATCCAACATCTTATGCATTTGTTAAAGATGGTACATTATATATTCCAACAGCTTTCTGCTCATACGGTGGCGAAGTATTAGACAAAAAAACACCACTTCTTCGTTCAATGGAAGCTATTAATGTTCAAGCTATAAGAATCTTGAAATTGTTTGGTAAAACAGTAACTAGGGTAAATACAACAGTAGGACCAGAACAAGAATATTTCTTAGTAGATAAAGCAATGTACAAAGAACGTAAAGACCTTATTTTAACAGGCAGAACATTGTTTGGTGCAAAACCAGCTAAAGGACAGGAACTTGAGGATCATTACTTTGGGAACCTAAGACAAAGAGTTTCTGATTACATGAAAGAATTAGATGAAGAACTTTGGAAACTTGGGATCTTAGCTAAAACAAAACATAATGAAGTTGCGCCAGCACAACATGAGCTTGCACCAATCTTTAGTACAACAAACATCGCAACTGATCATAACCAACTTACAATGGAACTTATGAAAAAGGTAGCAGACAAACATGGTCTTGTATGCTTGCTTCATGAAAAACCATTTGCAGGGGTAAATGGATCAGGTAAACATAATAACTGGTCAATTTCAACAAATGCTGGTGAAAATCTTCTAGAGCCAGGCAAATCACCAAAAGATAACACACAATTCTTATTATTCTTAAGTGCAGTTATTAAAGCTGTAGATAAGTATGCAGAACTTCTTAGAGTTGCTGCTGCAAGTGCAGGAAATGATCATAGACTTGGGGCTAATGAAGCACCACCGGCGATTATTTCTATGTTCCTTGGCGATGAGCTTACAGCTATTTTAGAAGCTATTGAAAAAGGCGAAGAAGCACAACCTAGTGTTAAAGCATTTTTAGAAACTGGTGTTGCAGCACTTCCAAAATTACCAAAAGATGCAACAGATCGTAACAGAACATCACCATTTGCATTTACAGGCAATAAATTTGAATTTAGAATGCTTGGATCATCTGCATCTATTTCAGGCGCAAATATTGTACTTAATACAGCTGTTGCAGAGGTTCTTGATGAATTTGCAAGCAGACTCGAAAATGCACAAGACTTTGGAAAAGAAGTTGCTGCTATTGTTAAAGAAACAGTTGCAAGTCATAAAAAAGTTATCTTTAATGGTAACAACTACAGCGATGCATGGGTAGAAGAAGCTGCAAAACGTGGACTTCCAAACCTAAGATCATCTGTAGATGCAATCCCAACATTTGCATCAGAAAAGAGCATTGCATTATTTGAAAAATATGGTATTTTCTCAAAGACAGAAGTTATTTCACGTTGTGAAATTATGTTAGAAGGTTATGCTAAAACTATCAACATTGAAGCGTTAACCATGCTTGAAATGGCTAAAAAAGAGATTTTACCAGCAGTTCTTAAATACAACAAAGAAGTATTTAAAACACTTAAAGTTAAACAAGAACTTGCTCTTAATATTAGCTTAGAAAAAGAAATTGCTTATGCAACAAAATTGTCAAATCTTACAGAGTCACTTATGAGTAAGATTGATGAACTTGATAATATATTACTTGAAACTAAAAACTATGAAGAAGTTCGTGAACTTGCTAAATTCTTTAGAGAATATGTATTTGAAGCAATGCAGACACTTCGTGGTGTAGCAGATGAATTAGAAACAATTGTATCTGCAGCTGACTGGCCATTTCCAACATACGTAGACCTACTCTTCTACGTATAATCACATAGATACTCCAAAAAAGGCGCCGCTACTCCCGGCGCCTTTTTACTATTGGAAAAATACTTTATCCTTATCAAAGTAAATAGAGACCAACCTTAAATGGTTGATCTCTATTATTTAGCTTACCTGGCATTGGAAGTGTTTGCTTTTAACATACTTATAAATTCACTAGCAATAAGTGGATCAAATTGTGTTCCAGAGCATTTAAGTATTTCCTTTATTGCATAATCCTTGTTAAATGCTTGCTTATATGCTCTTTGATGTGTCATGACATCAAAAGCATCTACCACATTAATAATTCTAGCGGATACAGGTATCTCCTGACCTTTTAAACCATTAGGATATCCCGTGCCGTCAAATCTCTCATGATGAGCAAGTATACCACTAGCAATATGAGAAAGTTCTGGAGTAGATTGCGCGATTCTATAACCTATCTCTGTATGTGTTTTCATAATGTACCATTCTTCATCAGTCAGTTTAGAAGGCTTAAGTAAGATATGATCTGGAATGCCAATTTTACCTATATCATGCAGTAAAGCCAAAAGTTCCAGTTCATCTAATTTATCTTGAGAAAGCTGAAGCCGCTTACCTAATTGCAGACTTAGATTTCTTATACGCATGGTATGTTCTTCTGTTTCACTGTGTTTTTCATGAAGGGTTCTTGAAAGAGAGTTGATAGTAGCACTTCTTGCACTTTTATTTTCCATGAGTTTATTACGATACATCCTTTTTTCTGCTAAGTTCATTACAGCCTCTGTATCACTATTTTCAGAACTTTTTTCGGCGTAGCCTAGGGCCATACTTATTTTAAAATGAAAGTCTGAAATATTTTCACAGGCTTCTCGTATTTTAGAAATGAGATTGGAAGTATACTTTTTATCATTATCTTTAACGAGTATAACAAACTCGTCTCCTCCCCATCTAGAAACAATATCATCCCTTGAACAAACTTCAAGAAGAACTTTACTTACAATGCCAAGAAGTCTATCGCCTTCTTTATGTCCTAAAGCATCATTAGTTAATTTTAAGCCATTTAGGTCACCCATGATAATGAAATAGTGGGTAGTCTTATTAAGATCTAAGGCTTCGAATTGTTCTTCCATATAAGCCCTGTTTTTGAGTCCAGTAAGCTTATCTGAATAGCTCAAAAACAAAACTTCTTCTTCATGAGTTTTGCGATCTGTTATATTAGTTAAGGTGCTGACCAATCTTATTGGCAGACCTTGTTCATCTTTTTCTACAACCTT
It includes:
- a CDS encoding glutamine synthetase III family protein, whose translation is MTEVKEIFGCNVFNETVMQARLPKSIFKSLKKTMAEGNGLAPEVAEVVASAMKDWAIEKGATHYTHWFQPMTGITAEKHDAFIAPAADGKVVMEFSGKELIKGEPDASSFPSGGLRATFEARGYTTWDPTSYAFVKDGTLYIPTAFCSYGGEVLDKKTPLLRSMEAINVQAIRILKLFGKTVTRVNTTVGPEQEYFLVDKAMYKERKDLILTGRTLFGAKPAKGQELEDHYFGNLRQRVSDYMKELDEELWKLGILAKTKHNEVAPAQHELAPIFSTTNIATDHNQLTMELMKKVADKHGLVCLLHEKPFAGVNGSGKHNNWSISTNAGENLLEPGKSPKDNTQFLLFLSAVIKAVDKYAELLRVAAASAGNDHRLGANEAPPAIISMFLGDELTAILEAIEKGEEAQPSVKAFLETGVAALPKLPKDATDRNRTSPFAFTGNKFEFRMLGSSASISGANIVLNTAVAEVLDEFASRLENAQDFGKEVAAIVKETVASHKKVIFNGNNYSDAWVEEAAKRGLPNLRSSVDAIPTFASEKSIALFEKYGIFSKTEVISRCEIMLEGYAKTINIEALTMLEMAKKEILPAVLKYNKEVFKTLKVKQELALNISLEKEIAYATKLSNLTESLMSKIDELDNILLETKNYEEVRELAKFFREYVFEAMQTLRGVADELETIVSAADWPFPTYVDLLFYV